A single window of Crassostrea angulata isolate pt1a10 chromosome 8, ASM2561291v2, whole genome shotgun sequence DNA harbors:
- the LOC128158605 gene encoding uncharacterized protein LOC128158605: MGYCTMKSLFLLVSWINLAYSTHQHFVTPDQKSAMLGSLSSPEFADAASPQRVAVVDNGYYNPQKTLTSLSSLSSFNSVVDNIQQLPDQMPYDSYPGDQAPTQTPTDPYLIQKQPFQMTPDSYPPVSNQGVSNTNSNVLKGSNRHSPLNKDQIPTESKISVQSVQAKELNITPIKKTTLADKIDITKQERAYTIDQPTIKKAVNRQKIAKVSDTTSSMSTNKPNILKPKAIKFKSGDTVYRLGQQSASYRFKGTSFTRSPKTTAKTTSEPPVTKTDLRTTQMEELRTTFQNSILGGYFTTESPVTMWKQSIEKGLYETTKGFSVPISSNQNTPNPTSQPPNPHDHRYSFVNPTDGAVIGGHIVSGEKPPSDIIVNHHEMSVSDRNKLFQRRQTLQQTNWNHNQRQQQHNALSTSLSNMKTPQKPRQSPAIKPTEVPSSAHVVSNTENVADIIIGGSQQGSLSMNTEPIMPRPVQHVVDNSHHQSVHTQIQEVNTHIPQNKPLNEIVDFQNGRMGLGMGSLSNFQNAESNSNHNEWLNDKRFANELGFGQQPVSSQVPHSDQVLQRQEKMSQRFGHGNMAQTQSSSQYVAGGNTNTGNRNHLSNDMHAKNMVNALEKKNSHPKHVQNFHGQRQQRKKHKNPNKNTRLNNQQTLSNVHHNKHMAVNQQQLPHANHQNQQHHRSQHEPINHSLGGSLSNLGRASLPSTTHEKKRKANQQRNPPKTMNHQRPPVVPNHQNGQHFNQRTQQGHSQLGSQQSTHSEPINQGSSMQNNQQSLEPMRQQDSAFNSQLGNPSEFFDRQNQIQTQMPGAENVQYNIVNMPPSPAEYFHQTVEYIPEPTNVKSVQKLQSSNTLYQNNNMQNGGSPSRVEYNIRNDKIETNSYNVINEVPAGQRWRHKETHPNMKQTGFEPEPMGKMTQNMYQVDTSLYGTQNQQLTPSNSLNSITPKLNQRDIMDTSFNMPREIINNPHIQMLNIENPRQSDFSLTSTNILDIKPIDGLSSDIVQISELKNNIPIIEIPINYNYYETTTVPVVDHKQNLHTTSSLAAQGFGIQQAFTKAPEMFQMTTKSTCGYEVNPFNKNEYAMSKAEAQAGRFTSKCPAGLHFRVDRCRCDWPQAQPISSSGSSLTSCQYVVNPANRGQYANSLQDAQAGKLFDCPASLHFDEQKCRCDWPWPLTA, from the exons ATGGGTTATTGTACAATGAAGTCTCTTTTTCTGCTTGTCTCTTGGATAAACCTGGCCTATTCAACACACCAACATTTCGTTACGCCGGATCAGAAGTCGGCTATGCTAGGTTCTCTTAGCAGTCCTGAGTTTGCTGATGCTGCAAGTCCCCAACGAGTGGCTGTAGTAGACAATGGGTATTATAATCCACAAAAAACTCTGACATCACTTTCGTCGCTTTCAAGTTTCAATAGTGTGGTAGATAATATTCAGCAATTGCCTGATCAGATGCCTTATGATTCGTATCCTGGGGACCAGGCACCAACGCAAACACCAACGGATCCATATTTGATCCAAAAGCAACCTTTTCAAATGACCCCGGACTCTTACCCGCCGGTATCAAACCAAGGAGTTTCAAACACAAACAGCAATGTACTTAAAGGATCGAACAGACACAGTCCATTGAACAAAGACCAAATTCCGACCGAAAGCAAAATTAGCGTTCAAAGTGTACAGGCGAAAGAACTTAACATAACTCCAATAAAAAAGACCACGTTAGCAGATAAGATTGACATCACTAAACAGGAAAGGGCTTACACCATTGACCAGCCAACCATTAAGAAAGCAGTCAACAGACAGAAAATTGCAAAGGTCTCAGATACTACCTCTTCTATGTCAACAAATAAACCAAATATTCTGAAACCAAAAGCCATAAAATTTAAGAGTGGCGATACCGTTTATAGACTTGGTCAACAAAGTGCGTCTTATCGTTTTAAAGGGACATCGTTTACCAGATCACCTAAAACAACTGCTAAAACAACATCTGAACCACCGGTAACAAAAACTGATTTAAGAACCACTCAAATGGAAGAACTAAGAACAACGTTCCAAAATTCCATACTAGGCGGTTATTTTACAACAGAATCCCCGGTAACAATGTGGAAGCAGAGTATTGAAAAGGGACTCTATGAAACAACAAAAGGATTCAGTGTACCTATTTCGTCTAATCAGAATACGCCAAACCCTACAAGCCAGCCCCCAAACCCACACGATCATAGATACTCATTTGTCAATCCAACAGATGGAGCCGTTATTGGTGGTCATATAGTCAGTGGAGAAAAGCCGCCCTCTGATATTATAGTCAACCACCACGAAATGTCTGTTTCTGATAGAAATAAATTGTTCCAGAGAAGACAAACATTACAGCAAACAAACTGGAACCATAATCAAAGGCAGCAGCAACATAACGCATTAAGCACGTCATTATCTAACATGAAAACTCCACAAAAACCAAGACAATCCCCTGCAATTAAACCAACTGAGGTTCCTTCATCTGCACATGTAGTATCAAACACTGAAAATGTAGCAGACATCATAATTGGTGGAAGTCAGCAAGGGTCTCTTTCCATGAACACGGAACCAATAATGCCAAGACCTGTTCAACACGTTGTTGATAACTCTCATCATCAAAGTGTTCATACACAGATACAAGAAGTAAACACCCACATACCTCAAAATAAACCTCTGAATGAAATTGTAGATTTTCAGAACGGAAGAATGGGATTAGGAATGGGATCTCTCTCCAATTTCCAAAATGCTGAATCTAATAGTAATCATAACGAATGGTTGAACGATAAACGATTTGCAAATGAACTCGGATTTGGTCAGCAACCAGTTTCATCGCAAGTACCTCACAGTGACCAGGTTTTACAGAGACAAGAGAAAATGAGTCAAAGATTTGGACACGGTAATATGGCCCAAACACAAAGCTCCTCACAATATGTTGCAGGAGGTAATACAAATACTGGAAATCGCAATCATTTATCAAACGATATGCATGCCAAAAATATGGTAAATGctcttgaaaagaaaaattcgcATCCAAAACATGTTCAGAATTTTCATGGACAACGGCAACAAcgtaaaaaacataaaaatcctAATAAAAACACAAGGTTAAACAATCAGCAAACGCTATCAAATGTACATCATAACAAACATATGGCAGTGAATCAACAACAGCTTCCCCATGCCAATCATCAGAATCAACAGCATCATAGAAGCCAACACGAACCAATTAATCATTCTCTAGGAGGGTCGCTTTCTAACCTAGGTAGAGCCAGTCTCCCAAGTACCACACACGAAAAGAAAAGAAAGGCTAATCAGCAAAGAAATCCCCCCAAAaccatgaatcatcaaagaccACCGGTTGTTCCAAACCATCAGAATGGTCAGCATTTTAACCAAAGGACACAACAAGGTCATTCTCAGTTAGGTAGTCAGCAAAGCACTCATTCAGAACCAATAAACCAAGGCAGTTCCATGCAAAATAATCAGCAATCATTAGAACCTATGCGCCAGCAAGACAGCGCATTCAACAGCCAGCTAGGAAACCCTTCAGAATTCTTTGATAGACAAAATCAAATTCAGACTCAAATGCCTGGTGCAGAAAACGTTCAGTACAATATAGTCAACATGCCACCATCTCCAGCAGAATATTTTCATCAAACCGTTGAATATATCCCAGAACCTACAAATGTGAAAAGTGTTCAAAAATTACAATCGTCTAACACATTATACCAGAACAACAATATGCAAAATGGCGGAAGTCCATCGAGAGTAGAATATAATATAAGGAATGATAAGATAGAAACTAATTCGTATAATGTCATCAATGAAGTTCCAGCAGGCCAAAGGTGGAGACATAAAGAAACACATCCAAATATGAAGCAAACTGGTTTCGAACCTGAACCCATGGGGAAAATGACACAAAATATGTACCAAGTTGATACTTCTTTGTATGGAACACAGAACCAACAACTAACTCCGTCTAACAGTCTGAACTCAATCACACCTAAACTTAATCAGCGGGATATCATGGACACCTCATTTAACATGCCTAGAGAAATTATTAATAATCCTCATATCCAAATGCTTAACATAGAAAATCCGCGACAAAGTGACTTCTCCTTAACTAGTACAAACATTTTGGACATAAAACCAATTGACGGGTTGTCTTCAGATATTGTTCAGATTTCAGAACTAAAGAACAATATTCCTATCATAGAAATTCCAATTAATTACAATTACTATGAGACGACAACCGTGCCAGTAGTGGATCATAAACAGAATCTACACACGACATCTTCTCTAGCAGCCCAAGGATTCGGCATCCAGCAAGCCTTTACAAAAGCACCCGAGATGTTTCAGATGACCACTAAGAGCA CATGTGGTTACGAAGTCAATCCGTTCAACAAAAACGAGTACGCTATGAGCAAAGCGGAAGCTCAGGCTGGCCGGTTTACATCAAAATGTCCCGCGGGTTTACATTTCCGCGTAGACAGATGCCGCTGTGATTGGCCACAAGCCCAACCAATCTCCAGTTCCGGTTCAAGTTTGACAT CTTGCCAATATGTAGTAAATCCAGCCAACAGGGGCCAATATGCCAATAGTTTACAAGATGCCCAGGCGGGCAAACTGTTTGACTGTCCAGCTTCTCTTCATTTCGATGAACAGAAATGTCGGTGTGATTGGCCATGGCCATTAACG gCTTAA